In Sorghum bicolor cultivar BTx623 chromosome 8, Sorghum_bicolor_NCBIv3, whole genome shotgun sequence, one genomic interval encodes:
- the LOC8066304 gene encoding glutaredoxin-C15, translating into MAERVSRLSTEKAVVIFTTSQCPMCHTVTSLLISELGVCAAVHELDKDPRGREMERELARRLGRAPPVVPVVFIGGRLVGSTDMIMSLHLANKLVPMLKAAGAIWL; encoded by the coding sequence ATGGCGGAGAGGGTGTCGAGACTGTCGACGGAGAAGGCGGTGGTGATCTTCACGACGAGCCAGTGCCCGATGTGCCACACGGTGACGAGCCTCTTAATCTCCGAGCTCGGCGTGTGCGCGGCGGTGCACGAGCTCGACAAGGACCCGCGCGGCCGCGAGATGGAGCGGGAGCTCGCCCGCCGCCTCGGCCGCGCGCCGCCCGTCGTCCCCGTCGTCTTCATCGGCGGCAGGCTCGTCGGCTCCACCGACATGATCATGTCGCTGCACCTCGCAAACAAGCTCGTGCCCATGCTCAAGGCTGCCGGCGCCATATGGCTCTGA